One Chryseobacterium indoltheticum DNA segment encodes these proteins:
- a CDS encoding FAD-binding oxidoreductase, translated as MKQNFIQKVTNWGNFPIVEKEMKSEDSFRKIKEFVLNNNEVIARGNGRCYGDASLGEHIFSTKKLNKFISFDRLNGIVECESGVLLSDVLEISVPQGYFLYVTPGTKLISVGGAIASDVHGKNHHSEGCFSEYVLDFKLMTENGDIIICSKEENSEKFYATIGGMGLTGIILSARFKLKNIETAYIRQESIKAENLDEIFRLFDESESWTYTVAWIDCLQKGKDIGRSILMRGEHAFAHELPQKFSKNPLRLKKKFSPTVPFYFPGFVLNALTVKLFNLLYYKRQTKKEVKNIIDYETYFYPLDAVNDWNKIYGKSGFIQYQMVIPKENGKEGMKKILETIANSGNGSFLAVLKLFGKNNPEAYNSFPIEGYTLALDFKVNSKLKKLVEQLDQTVQEFRGRIYLTKDSMSKSSLTDYLKNVESSKFVSLQHKRILNNK; from the coding sequence ATGAAGCAAAATTTCATACAAAAAGTTACAAACTGGGGCAATTTTCCCATCGTAGAAAAAGAAATGAAGTCGGAAGACAGCTTCAGAAAGATTAAAGAATTTGTTCTGAATAATAACGAAGTAATTGCAAGAGGAAACGGTAGATGTTATGGTGATGCTTCATTAGGCGAGCATATTTTTTCTACTAAAAAATTAAATAAATTCATCAGTTTTGATCGGTTAAACGGAATTGTCGAATGTGAGTCCGGTGTTTTGTTATCTGATGTTTTAGAAATATCAGTTCCGCAGGGATATTTTCTTTATGTAACTCCAGGGACAAAATTGATTTCAGTGGGCGGAGCAATTGCTTCTGATGTTCACGGAAAAAATCATCATTCTGAAGGTTGCTTTTCAGAATATGTGCTCGATTTTAAACTGATGACAGAGAATGGCGACATCATAATCTGTTCTAAAGAAGAGAATTCTGAGAAATTCTATGCTACAATCGGCGGAATGGGACTTACAGGAATTATTCTTTCAGCAAGATTTAAACTTAAAAATATTGAAACAGCCTACATTCGTCAGGAAAGTATAAAAGCTGAAAATTTAGACGAAATATTTAGGCTATTTGATGAAAGTGAAAGCTGGACTTATACGGTTGCATGGATCGACTGTCTGCAAAAAGGAAAAGATATAGGAAGAAGTATTCTGATGAGAGGCGAGCATGCTTTTGCGCACGAGCTTCCTCAGAAGTTTTCTAAAAATCCGTTAAGATTAAAGAAAAAATTTTCTCCGACTGTTCCCTTCTATTTTCCCGGATTTGTCTTGAATGCTCTTACTGTAAAGCTTTTCAATCTGTTATATTATAAAAGACAGACAAAAAAAGAGGTGAAGAATATTATTGATTACGAAACTTATTTCTATCCTTTAGATGCTGTTAATGATTGGAATAAGATTTACGGTAAATCTGGTTTCATCCAATATCAAATGGTGATTCCGAAAGAAAATGGAAAAGAAGGAATGAAAAAAATTCTTGAAACCATTGCCAACAGCGGAAACGGTTCTTTTCTTGCCGTTCTGAAATTATTCGGGAAAAATAATCCTGAAGCATACAATTCTTTTCCAATCGAAGGATATACTCTTGCGTTAGATTTTAAGGTAAATTCTAAGCTGAAAAAACTGGTTGAACAATTAGATCAAACCGTGCAGGAATTCAGAGGCAGAATTTATCTTACCAAAGACAGCATGAGCAAATCTTCGCTTACCGATTATCTCAAAAACGTAGAAAGTTCAAAATTTGTGTCTTTACAGCACAAAAGAATCTTAAATAATAAGTAA
- a CDS encoding cysteine desulfurase family protein produces MNKIYLDNAATTPLSEEVIDAMVDTMKVNFGNPSSTHSFGQEAKILIENVRRQVADYLHVTPAEIIFTSCGTESNNMIIKSSVEHLGIERIISSPMEHKCVSESILDMKNRKGVEVAYIRPNEKGDIDLAKLEELLKSSDKKTLVSLMHANNEIGNIVDIKKIAQLCKENNALFHSDTVQTMAHMNLDFSDIPVDFASCSAHKFHGPKGIGFAFIRKSSGMKGIITGGPQERSLRAGTENVAGIAGLGKALELSLNNMEAYTQHMQDIKQYTIERISAEIPDVKFNGRSSEADNSLYTLVSLLLPYKNPLIGLQLDMKGIAVSQGSACSSGASKPSMVMMMVLSEEEMDHCTPLRVSFSHMTTKQDIDVFVDALKEISKDFVIENTNVEHR; encoded by the coding sequence ATGAATAAAATATATTTAGATAACGCTGCTACAACGCCTCTTTCAGAAGAAGTAATCGATGCAATGGTTGATACCATGAAGGTGAATTTCGGGAATCCTTCTTCTACACACAGTTTTGGTCAGGAAGCAAAAATTCTTATAGAAAATGTAAGAAGGCAGGTTGCAGATTATCTACATGTAACTCCCGCTGAGATTATCTTTACCTCTTGCGGTACAGAATCTAATAACATGATTATCAAATCAAGCGTTGAGCATCTTGGTATTGAAAGAATCATCAGCTCGCCGATGGAACACAAATGTGTTTCTGAGAGTATTCTGGATATGAAAAACAGAAAAGGTGTTGAGGTTGCTTACATTCGTCCCAATGAAAAAGGAGATATTGATTTAGCTAAACTAGAAGAATTACTTAAAAGTTCAGATAAAAAAACATTGGTGAGCTTAATGCATGCCAATAACGAAATTGGAAACATCGTTGATATTAAGAAAATAGCGCAGCTTTGCAAAGAAAATAATGCGCTTTTTCATTCTGATACCGTACAGACGATGGCACACATGAATCTTGATTTTTCAGACATTCCTGTGGATTTTGCATCATGCAGTGCTCATAAATTTCATGGTCCGAAAGGAATTGGTTTTGCTTTCATCAGAAAATCTAGCGGTATGAAAGGTATTATCACGGGTGGTCCTCAAGAAAGAAGCTTGAGAGCAGGTACCGAAAATGTTGCAGGTATTGCTGGTTTAGGTAAAGCTCTGGAGCTTTCATTAAACAACATGGAAGCTTATACACAGCATATGCAGGATATTAAACAATATACAATAGAGAGGATCTCTGCAGAAATTCCTGATGTGAAATTTAACGGTAGAAGCTCAGAAGCGGACAATAGTTTGTACACTTTGGTAAGCCTTTTACTGCCTTACAAAAATCCTTTAATCGGATTGCAGCTTGATATGAAAGGGATTGCTGTTTCCCAGGGGAGTGCATGCTCATCTGGAGCTTCAAAACCTTCCATGGTCATGATGATGGTGCTTTCGGAAGAAGAAATGGATCACTGTACTCCTTTGCGTGTATCTTTCAGCCATATGACAACAAAACAAGATATTGATGTTTTTGTAGATGCTTTGAAAGAAATTTCTAAAGATTTTGTTATAGAAAATACAAATGTTGAGCATAGATAA
- a CDS encoding lipocalin family protein — protein MKKLLLASIVGTSLFAVSCSTVNKAKNAQAVRSEFLKMKGDWQIVSIDYDKAYKIKPFDEGADAQCFVGSHWRFIPNNYSGSYTLNGGGSCPKFIQPIKVDIKGDVFTFKKIVDGTKAKQNTAGYTLNVVNSMTDQFSLEQNVPFEGSSVKVVYNFERTGMDYTK, from the coding sequence ATGAAAAAGCTATTACTTGCAAGTATAGTGGGAACCTCACTTTTTGCAGTGTCTTGTTCCACAGTGAATAAAGCTAAAAATGCACAAGCCGTAAGATCAGAATTTCTAAAAATGAAAGGTGATTGGCAGATTGTAAGTATCGACTACGATAAGGCTTATAAAATTAAACCTTTCGACGAAGGAGCAGATGCACAATGCTTTGTAGGAAGTCACTGGAGATTTATTCCAAACAATTACTCAGGTTCTTATACATTAAATGGCGGAGGATCTTGCCCTAAATTTATACAGCCGATTAAGGTAGATATTAAAGGTGATGTTTTCACTTTCAAAAAAATTGTAGACGGTACAAAAGCAAAACAAAATACAGCTGGATATACTCTAAACGTAGTTAATTCTATGACTGACCAGTTTTCTTTAGAGCAAAATGTTCCATTTGAAGGAAGTTCTGTAAAAGTTGTTTACAACTTCGAAAGAACAGGAATGGACTATACTAAATAA
- a CDS encoding S8 family serine peptidase: MKKVMLAAVFLAGFTYSSAQQTPAVDPKENKDLMTWYHKDFATTKVYGVNTENAYKFLESKGLKPKTVVVGVLDSGVQVDHPGLVKNMWKNPNEVPNNGKDDDGNGYIDDVHGWNFIGGKNGDIGIDNMEVTRVVAKYKPVFEGDNSTQNKANQAKMPEEFAMYMKSKELFTKKSIDARQSFQRYSMINDAIPSMVAVLDGKPLTAENIKNRKPSTQLEAVALEVLTNVAKDPAFAGKTPAEIETLMKTEMKGALDHFGPMAKQYDLNYDPRAEIVGDNYNDYSERIYGNNHYQGPDAEHGTHVSGIIAGLPQGKEVQYGVASRVAKIMSVRTVPNGDERDKDVANAIRYAVDNGAKILNMSFGKPVSPGKNVVWDAFQYAQDKGVLLVKAAGNENEDVAEHLAYPTNFKNVTDEAPFVNNVMVVGASTNRNNELRASFSNYNKKMVNVFAPGEEIYSTIPTNDYSYQQGTSMASPVAAGAAAVLLAYMPNLKPAQIIEALVKTSNSSTENEFGEKSQAGGVIDVKKAAEYAYTNFYDGKSNTVKTKTVKKSRPVKKSVKK, from the coding sequence ATGAAAAAGGTAATGTTAGCCGCTGTTTTTTTAGCAGGCTTTACTTATTCATCAGCTCAGCAGACTCCTGCAGTTGATCCAAAAGAAAATAAAGATTTAATGACTTGGTATCATAAAGATTTTGCGACGACAAAAGTTTATGGTGTTAATACAGAAAATGCATACAAGTTTTTAGAATCAAAAGGTTTAAAACCTAAAACAGTAGTTGTTGGTGTTTTGGATAGCGGAGTTCAGGTAGATCACCCTGGCTTGGTGAAAAATATGTGGAAAAACCCTAATGAAGTTCCAAACAATGGTAAAGATGATGACGGAAATGGATACATAGACGACGTTCATGGATGGAATTTTATCGGTGGAAAAAATGGTGACATCGGCATTGATAACATGGAAGTTACCAGAGTTGTTGCAAAATACAAACCTGTTTTTGAAGGAGATAATTCGACTCAGAATAAAGCAAATCAGGCAAAAATGCCGGAAGAGTTTGCCATGTATATGAAGTCTAAAGAGCTTTTTACTAAAAAAAGTATTGATGCAAGACAGAGTTTTCAGCGTTATTCAATGATCAATGATGCTATTCCTTCAATGGTAGCTGTTTTAGACGGTAAACCATTAACGGCTGAAAATATAAAAAACAGAAAGCCATCAACCCAGCTTGAAGCGGTCGCATTGGAAGTTCTTACCAATGTTGCCAAAGATCCTGCATTCGCCGGAAAAACACCTGCTGAGATTGAAACATTAATGAAAACTGAAATGAAGGGTGCGCTAGATCATTTTGGTCCAATGGCAAAGCAATATGATCTTAATTATGATCCTAGAGCAGAAATTGTAGGCGACAATTATAATGATTATTCTGAAAGAATTTATGGAAATAATCATTACCAAGGCCCAGATGCAGAACATGGAACACACGTTTCAGGAATTATTGCTGGTCTGCCACAAGGAAAAGAAGTACAATATGGTGTGGCATCAAGAGTTGCAAAAATAATGTCGGTAAGAACAGTTCCCAACGGTGATGAAAGAGATAAAGATGTTGCCAATGCGATAAGATATGCAGTAGACAACGGAGCAAAAATTTTAAATATGAGCTTCGGAAAACCAGTTTCGCCAGGTAAAAATGTAGTTTGGGATGCGTTTCAATACGCTCAGGATAAAGGTGTTTTGTTAGTGAAAGCTGCCGGAAACGAAAATGAAGATGTTGCGGAACATCTGGCTTATCCTACCAACTTTAAAAATGTTACAGACGAAGCACCTTTTGTGAATAATGTAATGGTGGTAGGCGCAAGTACCAACAGAAATAACGAATTGAGAGCCAGCTTCTCAAATTACAATAAAAAAATGGTGAATGTATTTGCTCCGGGAGAAGAAATTTATTCTACGATTCCTACCAACGATTACAGTTATCAGCAAGGAACGTCTATGGCATCACCTGTAGCAGCAGGAGCAGCGGCGGTATTGCTTGCTTATATGCCAAATCTTAAACCTGCACAGATTATTGAAGCTTTAGTAAAAACAAGCAATTCAAGTACAGAAAATGAATTCGGAGAAAAATCTCAGGCAGGCGGTGTAATCGATGTGAAAAAAGCAGCAGAATACGCTTATACTAATTTCTACGACGGAAAATCGAATACTGTTAAAACAAAAACTGTTAAAAAATCGAGACCGGTTAAGAAATCTGTAAAGAAATAG
- a CDS encoding WbqC family protein, producing MQNILLPVFYLPPISWFSEFLNPENEVVFEQFETFPKQTFRNRTNIYGANGKLSLIIPINHNGSREFKNTEMSYREDWQKLHWKSIKTAYQSSPYFEYYEDKLIKLFENKEKFLLDFNIKSIKIILDILKTEKAYSLNKEYIKNPEEVNFREKFSAKTPSEYEMDEYYQTFSDKMGFLNDLSIVDLICNKGPESMTYIKHIKKL from the coding sequence ATGCAGAATATATTATTACCGGTGTTTTATTTACCGCCAATTTCATGGTTTTCAGAATTTTTGAATCCTGAAAATGAAGTTGTATTCGAACAGTTTGAAACTTTTCCGAAGCAGACCTTTAGAAACCGTACCAATATTTATGGTGCTAATGGAAAGCTTTCATTAATTATTCCGATCAATCACAATGGAAGCCGTGAATTTAAAAATACTGAAATGTCTTATCGCGAAGATTGGCAGAAGCTTCATTGGAAATCTATTAAAACAGCCTATCAAAGTTCTCCGTATTTCGAATATTATGAAGATAAGCTGATAAAGCTTTTCGAAAACAAAGAAAAATTTCTATTAGATTTTAATATCAAAAGCATTAAGATTATTTTAGATATTTTAAAAACAGAAAAGGCATACTCTTTGAATAAAGAATATATCAAAAATCCGGAAGAGGTTAATTTTAGAGAAAAATTTTCTGCGAAAACACCTTCAGAATATGAGATGGATGAATATTATCAGACGTTCTCAGATAAAATGGGATTTTTGAATGATTTGTCGATTGTGGATCTTATTTGTAACAAAGGCCCGGAATCGATGACTTATATTAAACATATTAAAAAATTATAA
- the lepB gene encoding signal peptidase I, whose product MNYFLTYTVYVLILSVLMGLSTWKLFKKLGYSPLFAFIPFYNYFIILKETKHPKWWAILSYLPIVGPIMMSVFHLYLMKKFGKSLFKDQLLTVILPFIYMATVNYSKETELEDENDLYLTEEEKNAKKKDTFMGSITFAVVFATIIHVFVTQPFGIPTGSMERTLLVGDFLFVNKWSYGYRLPMRPVAIPFLQGTIMDTGEPGNPKDDPKSYVEGIKLPYERIFQFSKPQRNDIVVFNYPRDSVHASLDRADPYVKRLVAVAGDTFEMRDGRLFVNGKPETVLGDQEVQHRYIVNTGSQLDIPSLYNTFGFLPVQEGQNEKGGFVYYFQGLTAKTAAEIKKLPQVIDMQEHIQPKGESAIAYRDETRTKIDTTNSIFPINSGWNQDQYGPLKIPKKGDVVTINQQTFPEYQWIIKNYEHNSLENKNGKIFINGKETNQYTIQQDYYMMVGDNRDASLDARFFGFVPEENIVGKPMFTWMSLQGAFSDNGSSYQAPFKVRWDRMFKATNTGEADKTSYWWIAAMILVLFFGWEYLMKLFGKKKKEDEI is encoded by the coding sequence ATGAATTATTTTTTAACGTATACAGTTTATGTTCTCATTTTATCAGTATTGATGGGACTTTCCACTTGGAAGCTGTTTAAGAAATTGGGGTATAGTCCGTTATTCGCATTTATACCTTTCTATAATTATTTCATTATACTTAAAGAAACGAAACACCCGAAATGGTGGGCGATTTTATCATATTTACCGATTGTAGGTCCTATTATGATGAGTGTTTTTCATTTGTATTTAATGAAAAAGTTCGGGAAAAGCCTATTTAAAGATCAGTTATTGACGGTAATTTTGCCGTTTATCTATATGGCAACGGTAAACTATTCTAAAGAAACCGAGCTTGAGGATGAAAATGATTTGTATTTAACGGAAGAAGAAAAAAACGCAAAAAAGAAAGATACCTTTATGGGATCAATCACTTTTGCGGTAGTTTTTGCAACCATCATCCACGTTTTTGTTACACAGCCTTTCGGGATTCCGACCGGTTCAATGGAACGAACTTTACTGGTTGGAGATTTCCTTTTTGTAAATAAATGGAGCTACGGTTACAGATTGCCAATGCGTCCTGTAGCCATTCCTTTCCTACAGGGAACAATAATGGATACCGGTGAACCTGGAAATCCTAAAGATGATCCAAAATCATATGTTGAAGGAATAAAATTACCATACGAAAGAATTTTCCAATTCAGTAAGCCTCAGAGAAATGATATTGTCGTTTTCAACTATCCGAGAGATTCTGTGCATGCTTCACTAGACAGAGCAGATCCTTATGTAAAAAGATTGGTTGCTGTTGCAGGAGATACTTTTGAGATGAGAGACGGTAGACTTTTCGTCAACGGAAAACCTGAAACTGTTTTAGGAGATCAGGAAGTTCAGCACAGATATATTGTAAACACAGGAAGTCAGTTAGATATTCCAAGTTTATATAACACGTTTGGATTTTTACCTGTTCAGGAAGGGCAAAATGAAAAAGGCGGATTTGTATATTATTTTCAGGGCTTAACTGCAAAGACAGCTGCTGAAATTAAAAAACTTCCTCAGGTAATTGATATGCAGGAACATATTCAGCCGAAAGGTGAATCAGCTATTGCATACCGTGATGAGACAAGAACCAAAATTGATACTACGAATTCTATATTTCCGATTAACAGTGGATGGAATCAGGATCAGTATGGTCCGTTAAAAATTCCAAAAAAAGGAGATGTGGTTACAATAAACCAACAGACATTCCCTGAATATCAATGGATTATTAAAAATTACGAGCATAATTCATTAGAAAACAAAAACGGTAAAATATTCATCAATGGAAAAGAAACGAATCAATATACAATCCAACAGGATTATTATATGATGGTGGGGGATAACAGAGATGCTTCTCTTGATGCGAGATTCTTTGGTTTTGTTCCTGAAGAAAATATCGTTGGAAAACCGATGTTTACTTGGATGAGTTTGCAAGGGGCGTTTAGTGATAATGGATCATCGTATCAGGCACCATTTAAAGTTCGTTGGGACAGAATGTTTAAAGCAACCAATACCGGAGAAGCCGACAAAACTTCTTATTGGTGGATTGCAGCAATGATTCTTGTTCTTTTCTTTGGCTGGGAATATCTTATGAAATTATTCGGAAAGAAGAAAAAAGAAGACGAGATATAA
- the trxA gene encoding thioredoxin encodes MALEITDSSFQETVLKSDKPVLVDFWAVWCGPCRTLGPIIEEVATDFEGKALVGKVDVDNNQEISMQYGIRNIPTVLIFKNGEVVDKLVGVTPKEVIAEKLSAHL; translated from the coding sequence ATGGCTTTAGAAATTACGGATAGCTCGTTTCAGGAAACGGTTTTAAAATCAGATAAACCAGTATTGGTAGACTTTTGGGCAGTATGGTGTGGACCATGCAGAACTTTAGGACCGATCATCGAAGAAGTTGCAACAGATTTTGAAGGTAAAGCTCTAGTAGGAAAAGTAGATGTAGACAACAACCAGGAAATTTCTATGCAATACGGAATCAGAAATATCCCTACAGTTCTTATTTTCAAGAATGGTGAGGTAGTAGATAAATTGGTTGGTGTAACGCCAAAAGAAGTAATCGCTGAGAAATTAAGCGCACACTTATAA
- a CDS encoding UbiA prenyltransferase family protein, whose amino-acid sequence MKKYLKLLRVEQWVKNLFVFVPLFFSGNVKNLDLLSKSIFAFIIFSLAAGVVYILNDYNDIEADQKHPEKRRRPLASGAVSKKTAISILIGLIIVDLALILFAQYYFNTPIWKFAFIIVFYFVMNLAYTFKLKHVPIIDIFIIAIGFVLRVQAGGYITGIFISQWATLLTFVLALVLAIGKRRGELINAQVSGKTRKSLDGYNVQFADIALSISVTLAIVCYLMFTLSPEVQLKSHSSIFYTVIFVVFAFLRYLQQTLVYNRTESPTKILYRDRYIQITLVMWVISFLILIYFKESIHNFNLL is encoded by the coding sequence ATGAAGAAATATTTAAAATTACTTCGGGTAGAACAATGGGTGAAGAATCTTTTTGTTTTCGTTCCGCTTTTTTTCTCTGGTAATGTTAAAAATTTAGATTTACTTAGTAAAAGTATTTTTGCATTCATCATATTCTCTCTCGCTGCAGGCGTTGTTTATATTCTTAATGATTATAACGACATCGAGGCAGATCAAAAGCATCCCGAAAAAAGACGGCGCCCGCTTGCAAGTGGAGCTGTTTCGAAGAAAACGGCAATAAGCATTTTAATAGGATTAATCATTGTGGATCTGGCATTGATCTTATTTGCACAATACTATTTTAATACCCCAATCTGGAAATTCGCATTCATAATCGTGTTTTATTTCGTGATGAATCTTGCTTATACATTCAAATTAAAGCACGTTCCCATTATTGATATTTTTATCATTGCTATTGGTTTTGTACTTCGTGTACAGGCGGGTGGTTACATTACAGGGATCTTTATTTCGCAATGGGCAACTTTATTGACATTCGTTCTGGCGTTAGTTCTTGCAATAGGAAAACGACGAGGCGAGCTTATTAATGCACAGGTTTCAGGGAAAACAAGAAAATCTTTGGATGGTTACAATGTGCAGTTTGCAGATATTGCGCTTTCTATTTCGGTGACGTTGGCGATAGTGTGTTATCTTATGTTTACGCTTTCTCCGGAGGTTCAGCTCAAATCACATTCCAGTATTTTTTATACCGTAATATTTGTTGTTTTTGCATTTCTAAGATATTTGCAGCAAACATTGGTTTATAATCGTACAGAATCTCCTACGAAGATTTTGTACCGAGATCGGTATATTCAGATTACTTTGGTGATGTGGGTTATCTCGTTTTTAATATTGATCTATTTTAAAGAAAGTATTCATAATTTTAATCTACTGTAA
- a CDS encoding OmpA family protein, protein MKFNKTYIAGLFLSSALLLTSCEAVQNSNHQQRGTAVGVASGAVIGGVLGNNVGKGKNAALGAVLGGIIGGVAGNVIGNKMDKQAKDIKETLPGAEVERVGDGIKITMNESIVTFAFDSSDLTALAKTNLDKLTKVLVDNPDTNINIYGHTDSKGADDYNQKLSERRANSVKSYLMSKGIASSRLFALGEGEAMPVASNDTDAGRAKNRRVEFAITANEKMINDAQQGQ, encoded by the coding sequence ATGAAATTTAATAAAACATATATCGCAGGATTATTTTTATCATCAGCTTTGTTATTAACGAGTTGTGAAGCCGTACAAAATTCAAATCACCAACAGAGAGGTACTGCAGTAGGAGTTGCTTCAGGAGCTGTAATTGGTGGTGTATTGGGGAACAATGTAGGTAAAGGTAAAAATGCTGCATTAGGAGCTGTTTTAGGTGGTATTATCGGTGGTGTTGCAGGTAACGTTATCGGTAATAAAATGGATAAACAAGCAAAAGATATCAAAGAAACTTTGCCTGGTGCAGAGGTAGAAAGAGTAGGAGATGGTATTAAAATCACAATGAATGAAAGTATTGTTACTTTCGCATTTGATTCATCAGACCTTACGGCTCTTGCTAAAACAAATCTTGATAAATTGACTAAAGTTTTAGTTGATAATCCAGATACCAACATCAATATTTACGGACATACTGATAGCAAGGGAGCAGATGATTACAATCAAAAGCTATCAGAAAGGAGAGCAAATTCTGTAAAATCTTATTTAATGTCTAAAGGGATTGCATCAAGCAGATTATTTGCTTTAGGAGAAGGAGAGGCAATGCCTGTTGCTTCTAATGATACTGATGCAGGCAGAGCAAAAAACAGAAGAGTTGAGTTTGCGATCACAGCAAATGAGAAAATGATTAACGACGCTCAACAGGGTCAATAG
- a CDS encoding HAD-IB family hydrolase has translation MKKLYCFDFDGTITYKDTMFLYLKFYNPSKFRVQFLKHIPLFILLKLRLAETEKVKRSFIGSVLKGQLQSKIEEKSKQFFEENYPKIVRENALDFIKNIDRENTQSLLVTASLDIWAKPFAEKLQMNLVSTKAEFKNGVFTGNFIGKNCNGKEKLERIKKEISDYKYDKIIAFGDTSGDKPMLKWANEGHYQFFH, from the coding sequence ATGAAAAAATTGTATTGTTTTGATTTTGACGGAACTATTACCTATAAAGATACCATGTTTCTGTATCTTAAATTCTACAATCCTTCCAAGTTCCGCGTGCAGTTTTTGAAGCATATTCCACTTTTTATTTTATTAAAACTAAGATTGGCTGAGACCGAAAAAGTAAAAAGAAGTTTCATTGGTTCTGTTTTGAAAGGGCAACTTCAGTCTAAAATAGAAGAAAAATCTAAACAGTTTTTTGAGGAAAATTATCCTAAAATTGTCAGAGAAAATGCTTTAGATTTTATTAAAAATATAGATAGAGAAAATACACAAAGTCTTTTGGTAACTGCCTCGTTAGATATTTGGGCTAAACCTTTTGCCGAAAAATTACAGATGAATCTTGTTTCTACAAAGGCAGAGTTCAAAAATGGGGTTTTTACAGGAAACTTTATTGGTAAAAACTGCAATGGAAAAGAAAAATTAGAACGTATAAAAAAAGAAATTTCAGACTATAAGTACGATAAAATCATAGCGTTTGGAGATACTTCAGGAGATAAGCCAATGCTGAAATGGGCAAATGAAGGTCATTACCAATTTTTTCATTAA
- a CDS encoding SDR family NAD(P)-dependent oxidoreductase, with the protein MIVLGSTSEVAQAFVEKALQEGEKYERIYLFTSNKEATERFAKHIDVKFLQQSEIIELDLTKDINYFDFDHVNSNVLFCATGYLGESTEDGLYDNKNTERIIDINYSKLVPVMNYFAQKFESKRSGTIIGLSSVAGDRGRQSNFIYGSAKAAFTAYLSGLRNYLFGKKVHVLTVKPGFMATKMTEGLPLNPKLTATPKQAAECIYSAFKKQKNVAYVLPIWGVIMLIIRNIPEFIFKKLKL; encoded by the coding sequence ATGATAGTTCTCGGAAGTACATCGGAAGTGGCACAGGCTTTTGTGGAAAAAGCTTTGCAGGAAGGCGAAAAGTATGAAAGAATTTATCTTTTTACCTCAAACAAAGAAGCAACGGAACGCTTTGCAAAACATATCGATGTGAAATTTTTGCAGCAATCTGAAATTATTGAACTCGACTTGACGAAAGACATCAATTATTTTGATTTCGATCACGTCAATTCAAATGTCCTGTTCTGTGCGACCGGTTATTTGGGAGAAAGCACTGAAGATGGTTTATACGACAATAAAAATACAGAACGGATTATTGATATTAATTATTCAAAATTGGTTCCTGTTATGAATTATTTTGCTCAAAAATTTGAAAGCAAAAGATCCGGGACAATTATCGGACTTTCGTCGGTTGCAGGAGATCGCGGAAGACAGAGTAACTTTATTTATGGAAGTGCAAAAGCAGCGTTTACAGCTTATTTAAGTGGTCTTCGTAATTATCTTTTCGGAAAAAAGGTGCATGTTTTAACCGTAAAACCTGGTTTTATGGCAACAAAAATGACAGAAGGTTTACCATTAAACCCGAAACTGACTGCCACGCCAAAGCAAGCTGCAGAATGTATTTACAGCGCATTCAAAAAACAAAAGAATGTTGCATACGTTTTACCGATTTGGGGCGTTATAATGTTGATCATCAGAAATATTCCTGAGTTTATATTTAAAAAATTAAAGCTTTAA